The nucleotide sequence ACAAGAATTCACGCGTAATTGCGACGCACTTACTCTTAAAAGTTGAGATAACTTGAAGAAATAAGCTACTGCTGTCATTTGATAAGAAGCTGGCGATTTCCATGACGGCACTGCTTGTAAatctttccattttttctctttcacgAATTGTAAGAACGATTCTATATCCCTAGATCCGCGATATTGTCTGAATTCGCCATTCGAAACGCTATAAATACGTGTAACAATTTGGTTAGCTAATGATGCTCGAATCAATACACGAAGGAACTTGGAACAATTCTATATTACATACTGGAATATCGTAGGTAAAGCTGTAACCATAAATCTGCCGCTCAAACCCGGCGAAACAGTCACATCTACTTGTCCAACTGAGATTCCCAATTCACCGCCATATTTCGATAATTCTTTCCACGTTGTTTCCAAAGCTTTGCATGCCGGACACCACGGAGCGTAACTGGAATAACCATAAAATGAACATAAGTAATTGTTTTAGTAACAACGATGCATTTACAAGAGATTACGTGACAATTGCATCTGTACTTACAATTCAAGCATCCATTCTCCTTTCAGTATCGAATCCCAGTTAGTTTCGTCTAAACTTTTAATCTGACATGTAACTCCAGTTACAACGAGGAACAATGAAAGTACGCTTGGTAACAACATATTGGCATTTATGAACATTACTACGATTATTAATCACTAGAAATAAATTAATACAGAATCTTTATCTCAAGTATTTGTGATCTACGACAAGATTAAAACTGCAAAGGAAACACAACCGCATTATACGACTCGCGATTCACGAGAAATCACTAACATCTTAAAGTCCAAATTATCATGAACTAATTCAATACACTACACCGAATCTTGACCGATCGAATAATAATTGTTTCAACACTTCTAAATGgtcaaattattctaaaaaataccTCGAATTCGAAAAGTCATAATAACTCATTATCCGAACCGCTGTCAGCTTTTGCTTTTGTGTTTAGCTGCAGTTTGTCAGCGAACAAAATTACGCAGTgttaccaaaaatcaaagtgAATTTTCTCAAGTGTTTTCAcggtcaacttttttcttatctCGAGAATCgagataaatatttttcaaaaatattttttacagtCTAAATCTTTTTTTACAAAGTATTTTAAAGCTATTTACGCTTTTTTGGatgcaaaataatttgaaaaagtcactaaAACACATTCAAACGATGTACTTttcgtaaaattcaaattcgcgtAAATCTTTCTTCCGACAGCTTATCAGAGAGAGAAACACCAGAAGGTAATTTGATGATAATTCGTAGGGTTCAAATGAGTTCAAAATTATAgatttcgattttctttttctaaaaatttgcataGATTTACTTTGGTTTATAGAAGGAAATCATTACGAAAACTTTTTAATATTCAACTGGAGTTACTCAGAAATCCTTACTACACATCGAAGAAACACGAGCAGTATTCATTCGTCAAAGGTAAGCCATTCAGTGCAATAATTGTGCGATTACAGCAAGCTCGTTAGAATCTCGAATAAGTTACTTGATTAAGagattgaaaaatgtactttcatttcatttttaatgatatttaGACGCGGCTTCTTTCGAATCTAAACTCGGTGTACTTGACTCATGAGCTGTAAAGTTGTTTTCGATGTATCTTTGCTAACACTTGTATTATTCTGGGTGTAATTCTGTGTTACAGTACTTTCATTGAAACACAACATTCGATCGTTCAaacacttcaaaatttaaaattaattcatttccaTGTCACTTAAAGTTTTTCGCTATAAGCTCAATCAATATTTTATAGTTATTTTCTTGCGAATCTACGGTAAACGCTTAAATGTAGAAGTGTTGATCCACCGACTACCGAAACAATGAATGATGCTGATTTGATGTTGTTTTTACAGCTAAAGTTTTCTTTGACCTTTCATTCTACATAATGACGAAAGCATAAATATTATGATGGAATCTCCAAGAAAGAGTTTGAGTTTGGCCAAGAGTATACCTCAGGGAGAAATTTTAAcggatttgaaaagtaaaaaatggaAACTGGGACCAGCGGTAGGAATTGGTGGCTTTGGAGAAATTTATCTTGGTGAGTAATTAGTGCACCtgtgaaaatagaaaagaaataaaatcgtGAATTAATGTACTCATTCAACTTTGTGTTTCAGCTTCTGATGATTTGACTAGAACCGTGGGTAATAAAACTGACTatgtagtgaaagtagtgagtATATGAGATTTATCTAAGTACATTGTCGATAAATGTGAAACAGAGATGTGTGTTAGCAGTAATTTCCAAcacaattttcatgtttcaggAGCCATTTATGAGTGGTCCtttatttgttgaaattcaCGTTTACGCTAAAATTGGTAGAAAAGAACTGAGTAAGTTGATATAATACGGAGATTTCATCTGTCATCCgagaatatttttaatattttcaaatgtgtATTTACAGTTGATAAATGGAAGATGGATCGTAGAATGAAAGCTTTAGGAATGCCACATTTCTTGGGTTGCGGTTCTCATTACTATAACAACGAACGTTATCGTTTTATTGTTCTGCCGAAATACGGTATCGATTTGCAGACCGTGTTTCTGAATAGTGGCCGACGATTTAGTCTTAAAACAGCATTTACCTTGGCTTTTTATGTGGTTCgtatagtaataataataatatgataatgttgaaaaattttgataaggaAGATGATTTTAACGAAATATCGGTTTGTATTTCAGATCGACGTTTTAGAATATATTCATAGTAAAGGTTATGTTCATGCGGATATTAAAGCTTCAAATTTGGTCCTGAACAAAGAAAATACTACTCCAGTTCATTTATTAGATTATGGTTTATCCTGTAAATTTTATGACGATGTTGGGAATCATAAAAAGTTAGAATCTGATCAAAGGAAAGCCCACAACGGTACCTTAGTATTCACATCGAGGGATGCTCATTTCGGAGGTTAGTTTTTACCGAACCGGTGCCATATGAACAATGTACAGTGTGTATGTAGAACGCTTATATTGTTTCTTTCATCTTTAGCACATTCAAGACGAGGCGATTTAGAAGTGTTGGGGTATAATATCATCCAGTGGATAACGGGTTCGTTGCCGTGGGAAGGTAACACGGATGCTGAAATGGTAGCTGAATATAAGAATAAAATGATGAGCAATTTGCCTGCCTTGATTGACGAATGTTTtagttccaaaaaaatcgaaccgCCTGGTATGTAtacattatattattttgatttcattttgaaatatttgcaatTTACGTATCGGTGTACtaatttatattaatttttgtagattCTTTAGTGCAATATTTGAGATATGTTAATCGTTTGAAATTCAAGTCGAAACCGAATTACGCATATTGTAgaagtttatttaaaaatgctgTTCGAGATGCTGGGTACACATTTAATGGAGACCTCTCTTTGAATGTGAATTTATTGCAAGGACCTCGCAGGGTAATTATATAATATTAATTTCAAACGTTAAAAAGCTTTGTTCTGTTGTTATTTTGGTTTCTCTAATAAATAGTGAAATTATGTTGAATCAATGTAAATACTGaggaacttgaaaaatatttcttcatctATTTTTAGCGTTTTAGATGTAACAGCGATAGAGAAAACAATAACAGATATAAATTTCGTAAGCCCTGTGCAATACCTGTTAACAATGCTCGGAAACCTTGCGCCGTTCGTAATTACAATCcaaggtaaattttcattttcaattgaatttatTCGTTTTACGATCTCGATTACTCCACtcattatttttgcaatttttagatTAACAAGAAAATCAACACATAGTACGGTTCAGTTCGATTGGCCCAAAATATTAGCCGGAAATCCAGAGAAACCCACTGGTATTTTGCCAATGTACGATGTTCCTCAAGAGTCAAGAATGGCCGGGTAATTATCTTTCTTGCTTCCAGCAATTCGAgtttaaaagttttttgaatctcTCATCAAcaagatttctttttttacagaATCAGTATATCATCAGACAGTACAGATTCTGCAAATTCCGAAGCTCTGTATACTCGTGGCTTAGATAATCCTACTCCGCAAATGAAATTAATCCTCGAACgggaaaaacaaaaagaaaaggcAATCATAGTTAGTAATACCTGTACCACGAATGCTGCACCTTCAAAAgcgaaaatttcacgaaatcgaaggtattggaaattttttatatcttCTTGTTGATGTGTTGTTTGGATATTACCATCGTCGTTTTTCCTTGCAGCAAAAACCCATCTCCTGTGAATACCGAACAAAAACCGAACAACAACGAAAAGCCTCTTAGGAAAGAGACCAGTAAAGCGACGAAAAAGTAataattcatgtttttcatcgcatcatcatattttttgttattgttaattttattcTCGTTTTGTAGAACGATTCCTGTTGTTACTATCGTATCGCCTCGTTCGAGTCGTAATCGTAAACATTCCCTCAAAACAATCTCGAAAAATACCAGAACTAGTGAGTAttcgttgaaataatttcaatatttgtGTACTGGATTATAACTCACAGAGATATTGTTTTGTAATGTTAATATGAATTCAGCAGGTAATAGAAGCTCTACAAGAAGGAAATCATTGAGTAAACGATGTTGAAATACCGAATTGacgtaattttaaattatttattattcgtTTCTACGATTTTTAATCTaaactattgtttttttttttttttaaatttaaaacgttaattttacttttctgaATATTCATTAAATATACGCGTATGATTATGTTGATGATTGCTTAATGCGTTTCATGAGTTCATTATAGTTCATTAGAATGAAGTTTGTTCTACGCCGAAAACATAAATTGCTCTATGTTCATATTTTTCGCCCGGTCTGAGAATCGAACTTGGGAATGactcctgaaaaaattgataaatattattgtttttaatGGATGAAATTCTTCCGAACTTTTCCTCAAACAAACTTCGAAATTTGGAAGTCTACATAGAAGAAACGTACTCGTACAcaattattgtaaaataattCTTAGTCAAACAGTTGcgaagtggatttttttttacatgagtTCATAAAATTACTGCCACTTTCAAATGAAATGAACTATCCTCGAATTTTGACACCATAATTTCAGTTTGTGACAGAAGCATCAAGCATTATAACTTTTTGAGTTAATGAAAATGCAACACTGTACATTATGTACCGAAGAaaccaaaacttcaaaatgactATTACTACCTACAGACTActgtttaaattgaaatttcaaaattgaagtgaaatttgacgaataaaaaaaaaggaagaagaagaaaaaagataaacaataaacatgatttttttgaaattacgaagtttggaaattgaaattaaaatattgtgtTCTACGTACGATATTCACACTATTTGGATAGTTTTGTGTTTCCAAACAGAATGCGGACTGCTTTCCAAATTTTGCGCCATTTTTGCCAATACCGTCTTTGATGGAATTTCCTGTGTAGAATTGAACTCCCGGTTGATCGGTAAAAAGTTCCAGGTACCTACCCGATTTGGGCTCTATAACCCTGTTAAATTATAGCaagtttgaaattcaactttaaaatttctgtttgaaaatataaattgaattaaCATTTTAGATGATGTCACGATTTTATTTAACAAGACGTGTAGCTATCATTCAACCATTTCGTATAtcgaaattgcaatttttccgTATTAATAATTTATGCAAGTAAAACTTCATCAGAATTTACCTGGCAGCAAATGtcggtgtttttttctcagcctGGAACTTATTCAAGCAATAATTGAAATCAAACCCTGTCTCCGGTATGCTGTGGATCGCTTTTCCGAGATTTTGCGGCGTCCTTAAATCATAATTTGTTCCACCAACACATTTCAACTGTCCTATAAATGCACGAACAGAGTTGATGCGTTCAAAATTTAGTTGTCGTTATAGTGTTATTTTTATGTGTTAGAATTACCCGTCGCTATCATTTCTTTATTCAAGATTGTAATTTTATCTGCGTTTATGGCTACTACGTGGTCGTAAACACCCTCTGAACCAGCACCCTGAAATTAGTTTCGTTCTATTATTGCTGTGGAAAGTACATACTAtaaatatttgtcaaaaagaTTTCTTGAGGGTCAGAAATTTGTGTACTTGCTgtcttattaaatttttacaaataacaTACGTACATGTCCAGCTAAGTTGAAATAAGAATGATTGGTCAAATTGATGACGGTCGAACCATTGCTGACAGCTTCGAATAGAATACTCAATGTATTTGCTTTCAATTCGTACGTAATTGTTGAAAGTAAATCTGCTGGAAATCCTTCTTCTCCATCAGAGCTTAAGtatgtgaaaattattttattgtctttaatgTAACCTTTCCAATTaacctgataaaaaaaaatgatttggtatttgaatgaatattttaagaattttttgataagtaagtaatgattttcatgttcacaaaaaattgttctcTTGTAACTGAACGAATGTTGCCTACCTTATCAAATCCGATCAAACCTCCGTGCAATTGATTATTTCCcatatttttaatcaagttgTATGTTTTACCATCCAGTTTGAATTGACCTCCACCAATTCGGTTTGCGTATCTCCCAACAGTCGCTCCAAAATATGGGTTTAAATCGCTTTTATATCCTGCATACATTTGCATAAAATTCATTCTTTACTCTAGGTTCACGTTTATAAGTTATTTTATTTAGGAGGATGGAATTTCGTGAGAATTAATGCATCGAAATTTTAAACTGTTGATGAGATTTGGTCATTAATTTAgaatgtgatttgaaaaaaaaattaataaccaagatattcaaatttatttgtgTGTTGTGGAAAATACTGATTATAAtcagaatcattgaaaaataatacgatTATCGTACAAGTAATTCGTCTTCAAAAAGAAAGGTACCTAGGTGCCCAAATGAACTTGAttcaattattattatgtaggtactcctaaaattttatctttttatttTGGTAGAATATTCTACCAATTACTAAATTGTTAACAAtttagtaagtacctaagtaattatGACTGAGTAAAATTAATGAGGCATACACATAGGTgcgaggtaggtaggtaggttctAAAATCTTTCAAGCAAATTGACATAATCTTGACAATAAtaacctatacctacgtaagtatTTGTTAACGTTTCACAGGTGCCTCTTCACTATTCACTGAAgcgtttaaattgaaataatgtgCACGTAGTAAACactcaaaataataaatttaaatgatTATTAACAgcagcaatttttaattacataggtacctatattcaacaaattttgaaatagcttAAAATACATCCCTACTTGAATTCGAATAGAAATCAgcgaaaatatacctacatcaGATTTGAAAAACCTACGGTTGCTCATTATTTTTAGTGCATGTagtccaaaatatttttattttagcgattaaaaatatacttagtaCAATATATTTACTAAAATAATATTAGTATGATTAGGGTACCTCTTATGTCGTCGAATCCTAACACTATGTCGTCcaatttgccatttttgtctTTGGTTTTTATACTGGTAATAGTGGCTCCATAACTGATGACTTGCAGGGTAATATCAGCACTTTGCAATGTGTAACGACAAACCGGCTCGATTTTGTTAGTTTTATGGTTTATGGCTTCACCGAACGAATCAGTTGTTATTTTAATAGCACTATGggtagtcatttttttcaattgaagtaCTTAAGTATGTTCGCCACACTTACGTTTCAAGAACTGAAGTATTACTACTCGCTTGTAAACCATCTGACCGTTTCCGATTTTACTTATCTGGCTGTGGTTAAGCGATTGTAAGCGATTGTAATTATCTTTCTGCCAGTGTAGACATTTAAAGCGAGTAACAATTCTCTGATATTGCttggaatataattttttgttgaaccTGAACCTAATTTTTGTAGTTTGTTttatatttacattttaaaatgattttcaatgtttttttaaatttggaaaaacgcGTTGGAGTAAATGTGGAGTAGAAGTGTTTCTTTAGATTGGTATGTTACAATGTAACatactgttttttaaaataggtacattatgtattaaattaattatattttacATCCGAATAAGGTACAATGATTGGCAAAGCCaggaaaaaaacaatgaaaatttcagttaggTTAAGTACCCTGCATCTTTATAATTaacaaactttaatttttcatgcattttatttttttccgcaTTTTTTCCAGCCAAAACTTTGCATTGTCTACACCCACCTTCTGCTTCAATTATGAAGACATTTCAACCTATTTGTGCCCCCACTAGcttttacctatacctaggtCATCTAATAGGTATACTgaactaattttcaaatgaatttaaattgtATACCTACCCACTACCCAGGGCAGGGCAGGACCGGCGAGAGCCAGTGCGGGCTCGGGTGCAAAATTTTGCGGGTCCCAAATTTTTTTGGCGTACAtatattgaaaattctcatttctcattctaaaatcttgaaaatgtcaaCCTCAATAGCTATGGATAGGTAATTTGTACGCACTTTATAACCAAAaggaattcaatttattttttattaagttggaaaaattgaaagatatacCCATGTAgataaaaaatgattacattATATCATgattttggtaatattttcaaaattcaaaaacactaAAAGAAGTATACAATATTGCTCGAGCGGAGCgaaggggaaaattttttgagaattttgttttaaaaatagtagtttttaacaatttttaaacacatttaAAGAATTTTAGAGATGTCAGTTCATCATTGAACATTCCGAATTGTAAACTTTCCAACTTATCACTCAAAGTTGGCAAGTTTTTCTAACTTCATTTGCGGtcctttcgaaaatttgcgGACCCGGTGCACGTGCACTCTCTGCACCCCCCCCTCATCTTGACGGgcatgtacctatttaattatcCTTCATAACTAATTCCTTTCCTCTTGcagaaaattctttttaaaaaatgttaaaaacacCAAACATAATGTTATAGTAAGTATAACGGAAGGACTCTCTTCTTGTGCTACAGACAGCTATGAGCTCTAGAATCCTTTCTATTCCATATGGAACCAGTCATTTGCAAAACCgcaatgtttcaatttttttcatcgtcattCGA is from Planococcus citri chromosome 1, ihPlaCitr1.1, whole genome shotgun sequence and encodes:
- the LOC135832500 gene encoding thioredoxin-related transmembrane protein 1-like, which codes for MFINANMLLPSVLSLFLVVTGVTCQIKSLDETNWDSILKGEWMLEFYAPWCPACKALETTWKELSKYGGELGISVGQVDVTVSPGLSGRFMVTALPTIFHVSNGEFRQYRGSRDIESFLQFVKEKKWKDLQAVPSWKSPASYQMTAVAYFFKLSQLLRNIHARLMEDYGLPTWGSYLIFAIATIFFGALLGLIIVFCIDFFYPPKILHYGAEGSPSRRKDDAEEEDDLEDEIVDEQNEENASPPVRKRRTTRKAD
- the LOC135832497 gene encoding serine/threonine-protein kinase VRK1-like isoform X2, with amino-acid sequence MMESPRKSLSLAKSIPQGEILTDLKSKKWKLGPAVGIGGFGEIYLASDDLTRTVGNKTDYVVKVEPFMSGPLFVEIHVYAKIGRKELIDKWKMDRRMKALGMPHFLGCGSHYYNNERYRFIVLPKYGIDLQTVFLNSGRRFSLKTAFTLAFYVIDVLEYIHSKGYVHADIKASNLVLNKENTTPVHLLDYGLSCKFYDDVGNHKKLESDQRKAHNGTLVFTSRDAHFGAHSRRGDLEVLGYNIIQWITGSLPWEGNTDAEMVAEYKNKMMSNLPALIDECFSSKKIEPPDSLVQYLRYVNRLKFKSKPNYAYCRSLFKNAVRDAGYTFNGDLSLNVNLLQGPRRRFRCNSDRENNNRYKFRKPCAIPVNNARKPCAVRNYNPRLTRKSTHSTVQFDWPKILAGNPEKPTGILPMYDVPQESRMAGISISSDSTDSANSEALYTRGLDNPTPQMKLILEREKQKEKAIIVSNTCTTNAAPSKAKISRNRSKNPSPVNTEQKPNNNEKPLRKETSKATKKTIPVVTIVSPRSSRNRKHSLKTISKNTRTSNRSSTRRKSLSKRC
- the LOC135832497 gene encoding serine/threonine-protein kinase VRK1-like isoform X1 — its product is MMESPRKSLSLAKSIPQGEILTDLKSKKWKLGPAVGIGGFGEIYLASDDLTRTVGNKTDYVVKVEPFMSGPLFVEIHVYAKIGRKELIDKWKMDRRMKALGMPHFLGCGSHYYNNERYRFIVLPKYGIDLQTVFLNSGRRFSLKTAFTLAFYVIDVLEYIHSKGYVHADIKASNLVLNKENTTPVHLLDYGLSCKFYDDVGNHKKLESDQRKAHNGTLVFTSRDAHFGAHSRRGDLEVLGYNIIQWITGSLPWEGNTDAEMVAEYKNKMMSNLPALIDECFSSKKIEPPDSLVQYLRYVNRLKFKSKPNYAYCRSLFKNAVRDAGYTFNGDLSLNVNLLQGPRRRFRCNSDRENNNRYKFRKPCAIPVNNARKPCAVRNYNPRLTRKSTHSTVQFDWPKILAGNPEKPTGILPMYDVPQESRMAGISISSDSTDSANSEALYTRGLDNPTPQMKLILEREKQKEKAIIVSNTCTTNAAPSKAKISRNRSKNPSPVNTEQKPNNNEKPLRKETSKATKKTIPVVTIVSPRSSRNRKHSLKTISKNTRTTGNRSSTRRKSLSKRC
- the LOC135832499 gene encoding galactose mutarotase-like, whose amino-acid sequence is MTTHSAIKITTDSFGEAINHKTNKIEPVCRYTLQSADITLQVISYGATITSIKTKDKNGKLDDIVLGFDDIRGYKSDLNPYFGATVGRYANRIGGGQFKLDGKTYNLIKNMGNNQLHGGLIGFDKVNWKGYIKDNKIIFTYLSSDGEEGFPADLLSTITYELKANTLSILFEAVSNGSTVINLTNHSYFNLAGHGAGSEGVYDHVVAINADKITILNKEMIATGQLKCVGGTNYDLRTPQNLGKAIHSIPETGFDFNYCLNKFQAEKKTPTFAARVIEPKSGRYLELFTDQPGVQFYTGNSIKDGIGKNGAKFGKQSAFCLETQNYPNSVNIESFPSSILRPGEKYEHRAIYVFGVEQTSF